One window of the Eucalyptus grandis isolate ANBG69807.140 chromosome 6, ASM1654582v1, whole genome shotgun sequence genome contains the following:
- the LOC104447919 gene encoding 26S proteasome non-ATPase regulatory subunit 14 homolog has product MSGMERLQRMFAGAGGALGHPPPDSPTLDSSEQVYISSLALLKMLKHGRAGVPMEVMGLMLGEFVDEYTVRVVDVFAMPQSGTGVSVEAVDHVFQTNMLDMLKQTGRPEMVVGWYHSHPGFGCWLSGVDINTQQSFEALNQRAVAVVVDPIQSVKGKVVIDAFRLINPQTMMLGQEPRQTTSNLGHLNKPSIQALIHGLNRHYYSIAINYRKNELEEKMLLNLHKKKWTDGLTLRRFDTHSKTNEQTVQEMLNLAIKYNKAVQEEDELPPEKLAIANVGRQDAKKHLEEHVSNLMSSNIVQTLGTMLIP; this is encoded by the exons ATGTCCGGTATGGAGAGGCTTCAGAGGATGTTCGCCGGCGCCGGAGGTGCTCTGGGCCACCCGCCCCCGGACTCCCCGACCCTCGATTCCTCCGAGCAGGTCTACATCTCCTCCCTCGCCCTCCTCAAGATGCTCAAGCACG GGAGGGCTGGGGTTCCCATGGAAGTGATGGGCTTGATGCTTGGGGAGTTTGTGGATGAGTACACCGTCCGAGTCGTCGATGTGTTTGCTATGCCGCAGAGTGGTACCGGTGTCAGTGTCGAGGCCGTCGATCATGTGTTCCAGACCAACATGCTTGACATGCTCAAACAGACTGGAAG ACCAGAGATGGTGGTAGGTTGGTACCACTCTCATCCTGGCTTTGGATGTTGGCTTTCTGGTGTGGACATCAACACTCAGCAG AGTTTTGAGGCTCTAAATCAGCGTGCGGTTGCAGTAGTGGTGGATCCCATCCAGAGTGTCAAAGGGAAGGTGGTGATTGATGCCTTCCGTTTGATCAACCCACAAACCATGATGCTTGGCCAAGAACCCAGGCAGACAACCTCCAACCTTGGACATCTCAACAAACCGTCCATCCAG GCATTGATCCATGGGCTGAACAGACACTATTACTCAATTGCCATCAATTACAGAAAGAATGAACTTGAGGAAAAAATGCTACTTAATCttcacaagaagaaatggaCAGATGGCTTGACGCTTCGCCGTTTTGACACGCATTCTAAAACCAATGAACAGACTGTTCAG GAGATGCTGAATTTGGCAATCAAGTATAACAAGGCGGTGCAGGAGGAGGACGAATTGCCACCGGAGAAGCTAGCGATCGCAAATGTGGGAAGGCAAGACGCCAAGAAGCACCTTGAGGAGCACGTCTCCAACCTCATGTCTTCCAACATAGTTCAGACCTTAGGGACCATGCTGATACCGTAG
- the LOC104447914 gene encoding probable carboxylesterase 2, producing the protein MDSSKEVSLEIFPYIRVFKDGNFERLAGFEIMPPGLDPKTGVESKDIIILPDAGVSARIYRPSSASTTTKLPLVLYFHGGAFIISSIADPKYHSSLNALVAECNIVLVSVDYRRVPEHPLPAAYDDSWAALQWITSEEARGEPWLRDHADFDRLFLAGDSGGANMSHHLAMRLRDDVLGKRVKLSGIGMVQPYFWGEKPIGAEVADPGRKAWVDSWWRFVCVSDKGCDDPLINPFAVGAAGVEGLACKNVLVIVSEKDILRDRGRVYYEKLVESGGPAAVEFMEIEGVDHVFHIFDPSCEEAKRLFKRVASFVNSDGDDRKEGDRNVKGA; encoded by the exons atggattCATCCAAGGAGGTTTCGCTCGAGATCTTCCCCTACATCCGAGTCTTCAAAGACGGCAACTTTGAACGCCTCGCCGGCTTCGAGATCATGCCGCCTGGCCTTGACCCCAAGACCGGAGTCGAATCCAAGGACATTATCATCCTCCCTGACGCTGGCGTCTCTGCCCGGATCTACCGCCCCTCCTCAGCATCCACCACCACAAAACTCCCCCTCGTCCTCTACTTCCACGGCGGGGCCTTCATCATCTCGTCCATTGCTGACCCCAAATATCACTCCAGCCTCAATGCCCTTGTTGCCGAGTGCAACATTGTCCTCGTCTCCGTTGACTATCGCCGAGTCCCCGAGCACCCCCTCCCCGCGGCCTACGATGACTCCTGGGCTGCTCTGCAGTGGATCACTTCAGAGGAAGCCCGGGGCGAGCCGTGGCTCAGGGACCATGCTGACTTCGACCGGCTCTTCCTCGCCGGTGACAGCGGTGGCGCCAACATGTCGCACCACTTGGCCATGCGACTCAG GGATGACGTACTAGGCAAGCGGGTCAAGCTCTCGGGGATCGGGATGGTACAACCGTACTTCTGGGGCGAGAAGCCGATCGGGGCAGAGGTGGCGGACCCTGGCCGGAAGGCGTGGGTGGACAGCTGGTGGCGGTTCGTGTGCGTGTCGGACAAGGGGTGCGATGACCCGCTGATCAACCCGTTCGCGGTCGGGGCTGCCGGAGTGGAAGGGCTGGCGTGCAAGAACGTGCTGGTGATCGTGAGCGAGAAGGACATCTTGCGGGACAGAGGGAGGGTGTACTACGAGAAGCTGGTGGAGAGCGGCGGGCCGGCCGCGGTAGAGTTCATGGAGATCGAGGGCGTGGATCATGTGTTCCATATCTTCGACCCGAGCTGCGAGGAGGCCAAGAGGCTGTTCAAACGCGTGGCCTCGTTCGTGAACAGTGATGGTGATGATCGCAAGGAAGGAGATCGTAATGTCAAAGGTGCATGA